The Pseudofrankia inefficax genome window below encodes:
- a CDS encoding DUF3089 domain-containing protein, whose amino-acid sequence MTVLLGSACAQPHGPATAPGALTTGSNLVVAHPTVWVCRPGTIDDNCATNLDATVVGPAGPTGTDTFQAAANPPVDCFYVYPTVSQVALANAPLKATDTEIAVVRAQAARFGADCRVFAPVYEQYSVVSRLQHGGPSDSARQLAFGDVQSAWNDYLVNDNHGRPVVLIGDDQGAEMLLRLLHDEIEPNEGQRALLVSALLVGADVRVRHGSLVGGDLAQIPACQRHDEFGCVVAYSAYEGAPPADAWFGQPNAPSRGVAAPAGTLNLQTLCTNPAALGGGAATLAPYLPTAGLLPDGAPDGGDLLPGLSSTDLPVASTGFVTYPDFLSANCQQSGNRAWLDISVRPAFVDQRALPTLDTLPTWGLHFDEFDLTLGDLVQLVSRQSVAYLAAHGASAGPS is encoded by the coding sequence GTGACCGTACTGCTGGGTTCCGCGTGCGCGCAGCCGCACGGGCCGGCGACGGCACCGGGCGCGCTGACCACGGGATCGAACCTCGTCGTCGCCCATCCCACGGTCTGGGTCTGCCGACCCGGGACGATCGACGACAACTGTGCGACCAACCTGGACGCGACCGTCGTCGGTCCCGCTGGACCGACCGGAACGGACACCTTCCAGGCCGCCGCGAACCCACCGGTTGACTGCTTCTACGTCTATCCGACCGTCTCGCAGGTCGCGCTGGCCAACGCCCCTCTGAAGGCGACCGACACCGAGATCGCGGTCGTCCGGGCGCAGGCAGCCCGATTCGGCGCCGACTGCCGGGTGTTCGCCCCGGTCTACGAGCAGTACTCGGTCGTGTCCCGGCTGCAGCATGGCGGCCCGTCCGACAGCGCGCGCCAGCTCGCCTTCGGGGACGTCCAGTCCGCGTGGAACGACTACCTGGTGAATGACAACCATGGCCGGCCGGTGGTGCTGATCGGCGACGATCAGGGCGCCGAGATGCTGCTGCGCCTGCTGCACGACGAGATCGAGCCGAACGAGGGCCAGCGGGCGCTGCTCGTCTCCGCGCTGCTGGTCGGCGCCGACGTGCGGGTCCGCCACGGCTCGCTCGTCGGCGGTGACCTCGCCCAGATCCCGGCCTGCCAGCGTCACGACGAGTTCGGCTGCGTCGTGGCGTACTCGGCGTACGAGGGAGCGCCCCCCGCGGACGCCTGGTTCGGCCAGCCCAACGCGCCGTCGCGTGGGGTCGCCGCTCCGGCCGGCACGCTGAACCTGCAGACGCTCTGTACCAACCCGGCGGCCCTCGGCGGCGGTGCGGCCACCCTGGCGCCCTACCTGCCGACGGCCGGGCTGCTGCCGGACGGGGCGCCGGATGGCGGTGACCTGCTTCCGGGGCTGTCGTCGACCGACCTGCCGGTCGCGTCGACCGGATTCGTGACCTATCCGGACTTCCTGTCCGCGAACTGTCAACAGTCCGGGAACAGGGCCTGGCTCGACATCTCCGTCCGGCCCGCGTTCGTCGACCAGCGCGCCCTTCCCACGCTCGACACCCTGCCGACCTGGGGCCTGCACTTCGACGAGTTCGACCTCACCCTCGGTGACCTGGTCCAGCTCGTCAGCCGTCAGTCGGTGGCCTACCTCGCCGCGCACGGCGCTTCCGCCGGCCCAAGCTGA
- a CDS encoding MarR family winged helix-turn-helix transcriptional regulator — protein sequence MSVPSGTAVDGAADLSANPGHLARRLQQVIHQLWTASVSTDTTPPQFVVLNSLRAAPDIDQRTLGERACLDRSTVADVVARLVQRGLIRRVRDPHDGRRNVLRLTTRGEGTHTEVAHRAQTMNEQLLAPLSGDEQLTLVALLNRVVDAHPAGRSGGAEADPD from the coding sequence GTGTCGGTACCGTCCGGAACTGCCGTCGACGGCGCCGCGGACCTGTCGGCCAACCCAGGCCACCTGGCCCGCCGGCTGCAGCAGGTCATTCACCAGCTGTGGACGGCCTCGGTCTCCACCGACACCACGCCGCCCCAGTTCGTCGTCCTGAACAGCCTGCGGGCGGCACCCGACATCGACCAGCGCACCCTCGGCGAGCGTGCCTGCCTGGACCGCTCGACCGTCGCGGACGTGGTCGCGCGCCTCGTCCAGCGCGGCCTGATCCGGCGGGTCCGCGACCCACACGACGGCCGGCGCAACGTGCTGCGGCTGACCACGCGTGGGGAGGGCACCCACACCGAGGTGGCGCACCGCGCGCAGACGATGAACGAGCAGCTGCTCGCGCCGCTGTCCGGGGACGAGCAGCTCACGCTCGTCGCCCTGCTCAACCGGGTCGTCGACGCGCACCCGGCCGGCCGTTCCGGCGGCGCCGAGGCCGACCCGGACTGA
- a CDS encoding DUF2795 domain-containing protein: MDRGSAKHGPQLDEAMADEVRDYVRARRQTHAAEWRSPEPSTDEVPVALDRPDGIGRGSAPRGMSLSDVEERSELARWLSRAVFPADRDEVMGHLRDHNAPDHVVEEIRQAPKHGQFGSVGELWRAVHSGAHVEKTRY; encoded by the coding sequence ATGGACCGAGGCAGCGCCAAGCACGGCCCGCAGCTCGATGAGGCGATGGCCGACGAGGTGCGCGACTACGTCCGAGCCCGCAGGCAGACCCACGCCGCCGAGTGGAGGTCGCCCGAGCCGTCGACCGACGAGGTTCCAGTGGCGTTGGACCGCCCGGACGGGATAGGCCGGGGTAGCGCCCCGCGCGGGATGAGCCTCAGCGACGTCGAGGAACGCTCCGAGCTGGCCCGCTGGCTCAGCCGGGCCGTGTTCCCGGCCGACCGTGACGAGGTCATGGGCCACCTGCGCGATCACAACGCACCCGATCACGTGGTCGAGGAGATCCGACAGGCGCCGAAGCACGGCCAGTTCGGTTCCGTCGGCGAGCTCTGGCGCGCCGTCCACAGCGGCGCACACGTGGAGAAGACCCGGTACTGA
- a CDS encoding nucleotidyltransferase family protein: MEVAGLLLAAGAGRRLGRPKALVGWDGAPLVVRGLRLLDAAGCSPLLVTVGAAADQVVDVVRSAEPMGGVEIVRVDDWPEGMGASLRAGLAALAATTAEAVVIALVDQPFVEPDLVRRLIATAAGSPEPVPGTATAPAAVVAGFGGRPRNPVLLHRAIWPDVARLAQGDVGARAWLRSHPDDVIVVPCDDLGTPEDIDTQADLARLARPPETGSQRSVAPE; the protein is encoded by the coding sequence GTGGAGGTCGCTGGGCTGCTGCTGGCGGCGGGCGCCGGGCGACGCCTCGGCAGGCCCAAGGCGCTGGTCGGCTGGGACGGCGCTCCGCTCGTCGTGCGCGGGCTGCGGCTGCTCGACGCGGCCGGGTGCTCCCCGCTGCTGGTCACCGTCGGCGCCGCCGCCGACCAGGTCGTCGACGTCGTCCGCTCGGCCGAACCCATGGGTGGCGTCGAGATCGTCCGGGTGGACGACTGGCCCGAGGGGATGGGCGCCTCGCTGCGCGCGGGCCTCGCGGCCCTCGCGGCAACCACCGCCGAGGCGGTCGTGATCGCCCTCGTCGACCAGCCGTTCGTCGAGCCGGACCTGGTCAGACGGTTGATCGCCACCGCCGCGGGCAGCCCTGAGCCGGTGCCGGGCACGGCGACGGCACCGGCGGCCGTCGTCGCCGGCTTCGGCGGCCGGCCACGCAACCCGGTGCTGCTACACAGAGCCATCTGGCCGGACGTCGCCCGGCTGGCCCAGGGCGACGTCGGCGCCCGGGCGTGGCTGCGCTCTCACCCCGACGACGTCATCGTCGTACCGTGCGACGACCTGGGCACGCCCGAGGACATCGACACCCA
- a CDS encoding phosphoribosyltransferase, protein MAGYTDRREAGRILGDLVAEVIAGAPGSRRGARPRHAVGDEGPVTVLGLPRGGVPVAAEVARRLGATLDAIGVRKLGAPGQPEFALGAIATGGVRVLNTRAVERLGLAAEAIEAVAAREATELARRERVYREGRAPPPLAGRTVVLVDDGLATGATMVVAARAVRRAGPRRVIAALPVASPDGALAVRAEVDELVCPLMPPDFMAVGNYYRDFAPPTDDEVHALLRVAPPVR, encoded by the coding sequence ATGGCCGGCTACACGGATCGGCGGGAAGCGGGGCGGATCCTCGGTGACCTGGTAGCCGAGGTGATCGCCGGGGCGCCCGGCTCCCGCCGGGGCGCCCGGCCTCGACACGCCGTCGGCGACGAGGGGCCGGTGACGGTGCTGGGCCTGCCCAGGGGTGGAGTGCCGGTCGCGGCCGAGGTCGCGCGTCGGCTTGGCGCGACGCTCGATGCCATCGGGGTCCGCAAGCTGGGCGCGCCGGGGCAGCCCGAGTTCGCCCTCGGCGCAATCGCGACGGGTGGCGTCCGGGTGCTGAACACCCGAGCCGTCGAGCGGCTCGGCCTGGCCGCCGAGGCGATCGAGGCGGTCGCCGCCCGGGAGGCGACGGAGCTGGCGCGCCGCGAGCGCGTCTACCGGGAGGGCCGCGCGCCGCCGCCGCTCGCCGGCCGGACGGTCGTGCTCGTCGATGACGGCCTCGCCACGGGGGCGACCATGGTCGTCGCCGCCCGGGCCGTGCGCCGAGCCGGCCCACGGCGGGTGATCGCGGCGCTGCCGGTGGCGTCTCCTGACGGAGCGCTGGCGGTGCGTGCCGAGGTGGACGAGCTGGTGTGCCCCCTGATGCCGCCGGACTTCATGGCTGTCGGCAACTATTACCGTGACTTCGCCCCGCCCACCGACGACGAGGTTCATGCTTTGCTTCGAGTGGCTCCACCGGTGCGCTGA
- a CDS encoding glycosyltransferase family 39 protein, whose protein sequence is MPAQPTRLTPVEPDPAEPRPVEPQLVTARLSDRPAVEIVIPVHNEEADVGPSVRRLHAFLLDGFPFSFQITIVDNASTDRTWALAEELATRLPGVGATRLPAKGRGRALRAAWSTSRATVVAYMDVDLSTDLGALLPLVAPLISGHSDVAIGSRLAPGARVVRGPKRELISRCYNLLLRATLRTRFSDAQCGFKAVRADVAHRLLPYVEDTAWFFDTELLVLAERSGLRIHEVPVDWVDDPDSRVAIVPTALADLRGIARVARGLLTRRLPVRVLRAELARPPLPGRPRGADDGAVLVPSPSITGDRPMTTVPAADSGDRPDPADADPAAAAVQAVPAVPAIPSQPHGDGRAAAEPAVEMPAPTASGVLAPGEPVLAAGATTTPPPPGPGPAGWRSWPGRLVRGRPGDPSWVQPALLVLLAATAALYLWDLGASGYGNTFYAAAVQAGTLSWKAMFFGSLDSSNYITVDKPPASLWLMALSGRIFGFSSWSMLVPDALCGVASVGVLFAAVRRVAGPRAGLLAGLLCALTPVAALMFRFNNPDALLVLTMVVGGYCVTRAVERGSWRWILLAGVAVGFGFLTKMLQAFLVLPAFALVYLIAAPPAFLRRVGHVLLGGVGVVVGAGWWVATVELWPSGSRPFVGGSQNDSELGLAFGYNGFGRIFGGDGNRGGAPRGGAATSALRDALTRRAATGDLPGFPGGNGAPGRGGGGFGGFGGSAGIGRLFSQNFGAQISWLLPAALILLVGGLWATRRAARTDLARAGLVLWGGWLVGSGLVFSYMKGTIHEYYSIALAPSVGATVAIGALVLWRDREDLISRLFLAASFGVSGWWAYRLLGRIDWESWLRVPVLVAGVLAALLTLVAAGRPAAATVEVPDPADGSSPVLHGSASPPARRGSLPVLDRFATRGRTSAATVGIAALAGVGLLAGPTAYALDTAGTAHTGATPLAGPGNRGGGAPFAIGARAGGAAGGTGRDENRFGGQGFGGQGFGQGGLPGGFGGQAPGGGALPGGGANQGGGTNQGRGLIPGGGSADGSNPGGDRLGGGTRQNGGPFGGGFGGPDGGSSNAAVTTLLTEGAAGYRWVAAVANSQSAATLELSTGGKPVMAIGGFSGGDPAITLAEFQRDVATRKIHYFLGGGGFGGGLRGGGGSDSEISSWVQKNFTSVTIGGQTLYDLTKPTKPGAAA, encoded by the coding sequence GTGCCGGCCCAGCCGACCCGGCTCACACCGGTCGAGCCCGACCCGGCCGAGCCCCGGCCGGTCGAACCCCAGCTGGTGACCGCGCGGCTGAGTGACCGCCCGGCGGTCGAGATCGTGATCCCGGTCCACAACGAGGAAGCAGACGTCGGCCCGAGCGTGCGACGGCTGCACGCGTTCCTGCTCGACGGCTTCCCCTTCAGCTTTCAGATCACGATCGTCGACAACGCCAGCACCGACCGGACCTGGGCGCTCGCCGAGGAGCTCGCCACACGGCTGCCCGGCGTCGGCGCCACCCGGCTGCCGGCGAAGGGCCGTGGCCGGGCGCTGCGGGCGGCCTGGTCCACCAGCCGCGCGACCGTCGTCGCGTACATGGACGTCGACCTGTCCACCGACCTGGGCGCGCTGCTGCCGCTGGTCGCGCCGCTGATCTCCGGGCATTCGGACGTCGCCATCGGCTCGCGGCTCGCGCCGGGAGCCCGGGTGGTGCGCGGGCCCAAGCGTGAGCTGATCTCCCGGTGCTACAACCTGCTGCTCCGCGCCACGCTGCGGACCCGCTTCTCGGACGCCCAGTGTGGGTTCAAGGCGGTTCGCGCCGACGTGGCGCACCGGCTGCTCCCGTACGTCGAGGACACCGCCTGGTTCTTTGACACCGAACTGCTCGTGCTGGCCGAACGGTCCGGGCTGCGGATTCACGAGGTTCCGGTCGACTGGGTGGACGACCCGGACAGCCGGGTGGCCATCGTCCCCACCGCCCTCGCCGACCTGCGCGGGATCGCCCGGGTGGCCCGGGGCCTGCTGACCCGCCGGCTGCCGGTGCGGGTGCTGCGCGCCGAGCTCGCGCGACCGCCGCTGCCAGGCCGGCCGCGCGGCGCCGACGACGGCGCCGTTCTCGTCCCTTCGCCCTCGATCACTGGAGATCGGCCCATGACCACCGTCCCCGCCGCCGACAGTGGCGACCGCCCCGACCCGGCGGACGCCGACCCGGCGGCCGCGGCCGTCCAGGCCGTCCCGGCCGTCCCGGCGATCCCGTCACAGCCACACGGCGACGGCCGGGCCGCGGCGGAGCCGGCCGTCGAGATGCCCGCGCCCACAGCCTCCGGTGTGCTCGCGCCCGGGGAGCCGGTGCTCGCAGCCGGTGCCACGACGACCCCGCCGCCGCCCGGTCCGGGGCCCGCCGGCTGGCGGAGCTGGCCCGGGCGGCTCGTGCGCGGGCGGCCGGGCGATCCGAGCTGGGTCCAGCCGGCGCTGCTCGTGCTGCTCGCCGCGACGGCTGCCCTCTACCTGTGGGACCTCGGTGCGTCCGGCTACGGCAACACCTTCTATGCCGCGGCTGTCCAGGCCGGAACGCTGAGCTGGAAGGCCATGTTCTTCGGCTCGCTGGACTCGTCGAACTACATCACCGTCGACAAGCCACCGGCCTCGCTGTGGCTGATGGCACTGTCCGGGCGGATCTTCGGCTTCTCCAGCTGGAGCATGCTCGTGCCGGACGCGCTGTGCGGGGTCGCGAGCGTCGGGGTGCTGTTCGCGGCGGTGCGCCGGGTGGCCGGCCCGCGCGCCGGCCTGCTCGCCGGGCTGCTCTGCGCGCTGACCCCGGTCGCGGCACTGATGTTCCGGTTCAACAACCCGGACGCGCTGCTCGTCCTGACCATGGTGGTCGGCGGCTACTGCGTGACCAGGGCCGTCGAGCGTGGTTCATGGCGGTGGATCCTGCTGGCCGGGGTCGCCGTCGGGTTCGGGTTCCTGACCAAGATGCTGCAGGCCTTTCTCGTGCTCCCGGCGTTCGCGCTCGTCTACCTGATCGCGGCGCCGCCGGCGTTCCTGCGCCGGGTCGGGCACGTGCTGCTGGGCGGGGTTGGCGTCGTGGTCGGCGCCGGCTGGTGGGTGGCCACCGTCGAGCTGTGGCCTTCGGGGTCCCGGCCGTTCGTCGGCGGCTCGCAGAACGACAGCGAGCTCGGCCTGGCCTTCGGCTACAACGGCTTCGGACGGATCTTCGGCGGCGACGGGAACCGCGGCGGCGCGCCGCGCGGCGGCGCCGCGACCAGTGCGTTGCGTGACGCGTTGACCCGCCGCGCCGCGACGGGCGACCTCCCCGGATTTCCCGGCGGGAACGGGGCCCCAGGTCGCGGTGGTGGCGGGTTCGGCGGATTTGGTGGCTCGGCCGGCATCGGCCGGCTGTTCTCCCAGAACTTCGGCGCCCAGATCTCCTGGTTGCTGCCCGCCGCGCTGATCCTGCTGGTCGGCGGCCTGTGGGCGACCCGCCGGGCGGCCCGCACCGACCTGGCCCGGGCCGGGCTGGTGCTGTGGGGCGGCTGGCTGGTCGGCTCCGGACTGGTGTTCAGCTACATGAAGGGGACGATCCACGAGTACTACTCGATCGCGCTCGCGCCGTCGGTCGGAGCGACGGTCGCGATCGGGGCCCTCGTCCTGTGGCGGGACCGGGAAGATCTGATCTCCCGGCTCTTCCTGGCGGCCAGCTTCGGGGTGAGCGGCTGGTGGGCCTACCGCCTGCTCGGCCGGATCGACTGGGAGAGCTGGCTGCGCGTGCCGGTGCTGGTCGCGGGGGTGCTGGCGGCGTTGCTGACGCTGGTCGCGGCTGGGCGCCCGGCCGCCGCGACCGTCGAGGTGCCGGACCCGGCTGACGGCTCGTCGCCGGTGCTGCACGGGTCGGCCAGCCCGCCCGCGCGCCGTGGCTCCCTGCCGGTGCTGGACAGGTTCGCCACGCGCGGGCGGACCTCGGCCGCGACCGTCGGGATCGCGGCGCTGGCGGGGGTCGGCCTGCTCGCCGGGCCGACCGCGTATGCCCTCGACACCGCCGGGACGGCGCACACGGGCGCGACTCCGCTGGCCGGGCCCGGCAACCGCGGTGGTGGGGCGCCGTTCGCGATCGGCGCGCGGGCGGGCGGGGCGGCCGGCGGCACCGGCCGCGACGAGAACCGCTTCGGCGGTCAGGGCTTCGGCGGTCAGGGCTTCGGTCAGGGCGGCCTCCCCGGTGGCTTCGGCGGGCAGGCTCCCGGCGGCGGTGCGCTCCCCGGCGGGGGGGCGAATCAGGGTGGCGGCACCAATCAGGGCCGCGGCTTGATCCCGGGCGGTGGCTCAGCCGACGGCTCGAATCCGGGCGGCGACCGTCTCGGTGGCGGCACCCGTCAGAACGGTGGGCCGTTCGGCGGCGGATTCGGCGGGCCGGACGGCGGTTCGTCGAACGCGGCGGTCACGACCCTGCTCACCGAAGGCGCCGCGGGGTACCGCTGGGTCGCCGCGGTGGCCAACTCCCAGTCCGCGGCGACCCTGGAACTCTCGACCGGTGGCAAGCCGGTCATGGCCATCGGCGGCTTCTCCGGCGGGGATCCGGCGATCACCCTCGCCGAGTTCCAACGGGACGTCGCCACCAGGAAGATCCACTACTTCCTGGGCGGGGGCGGCTTCGGTGGCGGCCTGCGTGGTGGCGGCGGCTCCGACAGCGAGATCTCGTCCTGGGTGCAGAAGAACTTCACCTCCGTCACCATCGGCGGCCAGACCCTCTACGACCTGACCAAGCCCACGAAGCCCGGAGCCGCCGCCTAG
- a CDS encoding XdhC family protein, protein MRELTEQLRGWRRSGTPFAVATVVGVRGSAPRQPGAVMAVDATGEALGSVSGGCVEGAVYDVATEVLATGAPVLTTYGISDDDAFAVGLTCGGIIDILVAPTSEPMFETLDSLAADVPVALVTILAGPAPDAGPGRGEGGPAGGPGGLGRQLAVWADRVVGTLGSPGLDHAVIDDARGMLAAGRTGVRHYGPCGERSPVDAANRDAPGDGPSGSRAPDPQPAQAWSGRAADSLADAAGLPADAVTVFVQAFAPPPRMLVFGAIDYAAAVVSIGRFLGYRVTVCDARPVFATARRFPDADEVVCEWPSRYLERVAIDARTVICVLTHDPKFDLPLLRVALRSPAAYVGAMGSRRTHADRLERLRADGLTEAELARLRSPIGLDLGGRTPEETAVAIAAEIVQARWGGTGAPLTATAGRIHEPSGVPTGALF, encoded by the coding sequence ATGCGTGAGCTGACCGAGCAACTGCGCGGATGGCGGCGCTCCGGGACCCCGTTCGCCGTCGCGACCGTGGTCGGGGTGCGCGGGAGCGCGCCGCGGCAGCCGGGCGCGGTGATGGCCGTCGACGCGACCGGCGAAGCGCTGGGCAGCGTGTCCGGTGGATGCGTCGAGGGTGCCGTCTACGACGTCGCGACCGAGGTGCTCGCGACCGGTGCGCCGGTCCTGACGACCTATGGGATCTCGGACGATGACGCGTTCGCCGTCGGCCTGACCTGCGGCGGGATCATCGACATCCTCGTCGCGCCGACCAGTGAGCCGATGTTCGAGACGTTGGATTCCCTCGCGGCCGACGTCCCGGTCGCCCTCGTCACGATCCTGGCCGGCCCTGCCCCGGATGCCGGTCCCGGCCGAGGCGAGGGCGGCCCGGCCGGCGGGCCCGGCGGTCTCGGCCGACAGCTCGCCGTCTGGGCCGACCGGGTGGTCGGCACGCTGGGGTCGCCCGGCCTCGACCATGCCGTCATCGACGACGCCAGGGGCATGCTCGCGGCCGGCCGCACGGGCGTCCGCCACTACGGCCCCTGTGGCGAGCGCTCCCCGGTCGACGCGGCCAACCGAGACGCACCCGGGGATGGCCCCTCCGGCAGCCGCGCCCCGGATCCCCAGCCGGCTCAGGCGTGGTCGGGCCGGGCGGCCGACAGCCTGGCGGACGCGGCCGGGCTGCCCGCCGACGCCGTGACGGTCTTCGTGCAGGCCTTCGCTCCGCCACCTCGGATGCTCGTTTTCGGCGCCATCGACTACGCGGCGGCCGTCGTCTCGATCGGCCGGTTCCTGGGCTACCGGGTGACGGTCTGCGACGCGAGGCCGGTCTTCGCGACCGCCAGGCGGTTCCCGGACGCCGATGAGGTGGTCTGCGAATGGCCGTCCCGCTACCTGGAGCGGGTCGCGATCGATGCGCGCACGGTGATCTGCGTACTGACCCACGACCCGAAGTTCGACCTTCCGCTGCTGCGGGTGGCGCTGCGGTCGCCCGCTGCCTACGTCGGCGCGATGGGCTCGCGGCGCACCCACGCCGACCGGCTGGAGCGACTGCGCGCGGATGGCCTCACCGAGGCCGAGCTGGCCCGGCTGCGTTCGCCGATCGGGCTCGACCTCGGCGGCCGCACCCCGGAGGAGACGGCGGTCGCGATCGCCGCCGAGATCGTCCAGGCGAGGTGGGGTGGCACCGGGGCGCCACTGACGGCCACAGCCGGTCGCATTCACGAGCCATCCGGCGTGCCGACCGGGGCCCTATTCTGA
- a CDS encoding DoxX family protein — translation MTAADTADLVLRIVVGLTIVAHGYNHIFGPGGINGTAGWFASMGLKPGIVHAWASGLMELAAGAGLAAGFLTPFSAGAIVGIMIVAGMTAHRKNGFFIFKPGQGYEYVLMIAVVCAAIATFGPGYASIDHLATIDDNLDGWLGGLIAVAMGVLGSAALLGSSWRPEPPKPATPATQEATTQDA, via the coding sequence GTGACCGCAGCGGACACCGCGGACCTGGTGCTTCGGATCGTCGTGGGTCTGACGATCGTCGCGCACGGCTACAACCACATCTTCGGTCCGGGTGGGATCAACGGTACCGCGGGGTGGTTCGCGAGCATGGGTCTCAAGCCGGGCATCGTGCACGCCTGGGCGAGCGGTCTGATGGAGCTCGCCGCTGGCGCAGGCCTGGCCGCCGGCTTCCTGACGCCGTTCAGCGCGGGCGCGATCGTCGGCATCATGATCGTCGCTGGCATGACGGCGCACCGCAAGAACGGCTTCTTCATCTTCAAGCCCGGCCAGGGCTACGAGTACGTGCTCATGATCGCGGTTGTCTGCGCGGCGATCGCGACCTTCGGCCCCGGGTACGCCTCGATCGACCACCTGGCCACGATTGACGACAACCTGGACGGCTGGCTCGGCGGGCTGATCGCCGTCGCCATGGGCGTGCTCGGCTCGGCCGCTCTGCTGGGCAGCTCGTGGCGCCCGGAGCCGCCGAAGCCGGCCACCCCGGCCACGCAGGAAGCCACGACGCAGGACGCCTAG